In the Ilumatobacteraceae bacterium genome, one interval contains:
- a CDS encoding PKD domain-containing protein: MKRFQRHAAVLGVVAMMAGGLVVAVPTNVAQAAGPPVASLPTDNPANWTPNVLDGQVNSIWQFGNKVVIGGTFTQVADSDINGGVVHDQAYVAAFDAATGVVDTGFDPVLNDGVEVVIPGTDANTLFIGGDFNTVDGENRRKVAKLNVADGSLVEAFDINGMNGRVRDLRLVDTTLYAAGLFTVVGGADREYLASFDAASGDVTGDLDLDFAGLHSGGVGKVIKIETTPDAGRMLITGNFTSIEGVERDQVALIDLSTTPATVSDWQTDWYAAECASAFDSYTRDLDISADGAYAIVVTTGAYRAGRSCDTVSRLELDDESAGVTPTWVSYTGGDTSYSVEIHDGVAYVGGHMRWFNNPYAGDRHGAGGVARAGMGALDVVTGLPFSWNPTRTRGIGLFDYHVTAQGIWAGSDTDRWNDELRMKLAFFPWTGGTTVLGSEIGDLPADIYQLGNEAGTTGTPDQTVLYRVNAGGPALASADDGPAWEADTSTLSSYRNSGSNAYTAPDGLAVPQLDSAVPDGDMDRPPAHLWTTERWDPSGGTEMQWNFPVDPGADLTVRIFLANRCTCTNGGNERIFDVQIDGVTRVDDLDLSKTVGHDVGTVRSFDITADADGVDIDFIHGAEDNPLVSGIEIIDRGTAASGTLGTQDDVRTLTWNGADAPVSTPIPNTTVPWRTVRGAFMVNADLFTFHADGTLMKRTFDGSDFGPGRSVDGWSNDIMADMPTISGIFFDPDTASVYYTVEGEGALYTRTFLPESGVLNAQATTVAAGDVGALDPTRVAGMFLADGRLYLVDDASGELLSMAWADGAPVGPTSLADDTADWRARALFLATAPNVNEAPTAVIAAPTCDDNVCEFDGTGSSDVDGTIVSHQWDFGDGGLDGTGASTSHTYGAAGAYTVTLTVTDDDGAIGTTDVVVNPTAPPNEAPTAVAAEPSCVDNLCTFDGTGSSDADGTIVSYLWFFGDGETGTGSSPSHTYEAGGSYTVTLIVTDDEGATGTTDAVADPTDPPNASPTAVIGEPICVDNVCEFDGTGSSDVDGTIVSYLWFFGDGETGTGSSPSHTYEAGGSYTVTLTVTDDEGATGTTDAVADPTDPSNAAPTASAAGSCTANVCEFDGTGSSDVDGTIVSYLWDFGDGETGSGPSPSHSYGTGGEYTVTLTVTDDDGATGSDELDVAPAAADDLVSVVPARLLESRPGELTVDHEFEGIGRRGAGSVTALKVTGRGGVPADADAVLLNVAAVLPDGLGFLTVYPCGVDRPLASNVNYGPGDVVPNAVLAKVGDGGRVCIYTLTGTDIIADVNGYVPAGGSPVSVVPARLLESRPGELTVDHEFEGIGRRGAGSVTALKVTGRGGVPADADAVLLNVAAVLPDGLGFLTVYPCGVDRPLASNVNYGPGDVVPNAVLAKVGDGGRVCIYTLTGTDIIADVNGYVPAGGSPVSVVPARLLESRPGELTVDHEFEGIGRPGAGSVTALKVTGRGGVPADADAVLLNVAAVLPDGLGFLTVYPCGVDRPLASNVNYGPGDVVPNAVLAKVGDGGRVCIYTLTGTDIIADVNGYVP; the protein is encoded by the coding sequence ATGAAGAGGTTCCAACGTCACGCTGCGGTGCTCGGTGTGGTGGCGATGATGGCAGGTGGTCTAGTGGTCGCGGTCCCGACCAACGTCGCGCAGGCAGCCGGGCCGCCCGTTGCATCGTTGCCGACCGACAATCCGGCGAACTGGACCCCGAACGTGTTGGACGGTCAGGTCAACTCGATCTGGCAGTTCGGGAACAAGGTCGTCATCGGCGGTACGTTCACGCAGGTCGCCGACTCGGACATCAACGGCGGAGTGGTCCACGATCAGGCGTACGTGGCAGCTTTCGACGCGGCGACGGGCGTGGTCGACACCGGGTTCGACCCGGTGCTCAACGACGGCGTCGAAGTCGTCATCCCCGGCACCGACGCCAACACGTTGTTCATCGGCGGTGACTTCAACACGGTCGACGGTGAGAATCGCCGCAAGGTCGCCAAGCTGAACGTGGCCGACGGTTCGCTGGTCGAGGCGTTCGACATCAACGGGATGAACGGGCGGGTCCGCGACCTGCGCCTCGTCGACACCACGTTGTACGCCGCCGGCCTGTTCACCGTCGTCGGCGGCGCCGACCGCGAGTATCTCGCATCGTTCGACGCCGCTTCCGGCGACGTCACGGGCGACCTCGACCTCGACTTCGCAGGCCTGCACAGCGGCGGGGTGGGCAAGGTGATCAAGATCGAGACCACCCCCGACGCCGGCCGGATGCTGATCACCGGCAACTTCACCTCGATCGAAGGTGTCGAGCGTGACCAGGTCGCGCTGATCGACCTGAGTACGACTCCGGCGACGGTCAGCGACTGGCAGACCGATTGGTACGCCGCCGAGTGCGCATCGGCCTTCGACAGCTACACGCGCGACCTCGACATCTCGGCCGACGGCGCCTACGCGATCGTGGTGACGACCGGCGCTTACCGGGCCGGGCGCTCGTGCGACACGGTGTCGCGACTCGAGCTCGACGACGAGTCGGCCGGAGTGACGCCGACGTGGGTCAGCTACACCGGCGGCGACACCAGCTACTCGGTCGAGATCCACGACGGGGTCGCCTACGTCGGCGGTCACATGCGCTGGTTCAACAACCCGTACGCAGGCGATCGACACGGCGCCGGGGGCGTCGCCCGTGCGGGCATGGGTGCGCTCGACGTCGTCACCGGGCTGCCCTTCTCGTGGAACCCGACCCGCACCCGGGGGATCGGGCTGTTCGACTACCACGTCACCGCACAGGGCATCTGGGCCGGCAGCGACACCGACCGCTGGAACGACGAGCTACGGATGAAGCTCGCGTTCTTCCCGTGGACCGGTGGGACGACGGTGCTGGGCAGCGAGATCGGCGACCTGCCGGCCGACATCTACCAGCTCGGCAACGAAGCGGGCACCACCGGCACTCCCGATCAGACCGTGCTGTACCGCGTCAATGCGGGCGGCCCGGCACTCGCGTCCGCCGACGACGGCCCCGCTTGGGAGGCCGACACCTCGACCCTGTCGAGTTACCGCAACAGCGGCAGCAACGCCTACACCGCGCCGGACGGCCTGGCGGTTCCCCAGCTCGACTCGGCCGTGCCTGATGGCGACATGGATCGCCCACCGGCGCATCTCTGGACGACCGAGCGGTGGGACCCCAGCGGCGGCACGGAAATGCAGTGGAACTTCCCCGTCGACCCCGGGGCCGACCTCACCGTTCGGATCTTCCTCGCGAACCGCTGCACCTGTACCAACGGTGGCAACGAGCGGATCTTCGACGTCCAGATCGACGGCGTCACGCGGGTCGACGACCTCGACCTGTCCAAGACCGTGGGCCACGATGTCGGGACCGTCCGCTCGTTCGACATCACCGCCGATGCCGACGGGGTCGACATCGACTTCATCCACGGTGCCGAGGACAATCCGCTCGTCAGCGGCATCGAGATCATCGACCGCGGCACCGCGGCTTCGGGCACGCTCGGAACCCAGGACGACGTCCGGACGTTGACGTGGAACGGCGCGGATGCGCCGGTGTCGACGCCGATCCCGAACACCACCGTTCCGTGGCGGACGGTGCGCGGTGCGTTCATGGTCAACGCCGACCTGTTCACCTTCCACGCCGACGGCACGCTCATGAAGCGCACGTTCGACGGCAGCGACTTCGGCCCTGGTCGCTCCGTCGACGGCTGGTCGAACGACATCATGGCCGACATGCCGACGATCAGCGGCATCTTCTTCGACCCCGACACCGCGAGCGTCTACTACACCGTCGAGGGAGAAGGCGCTCTGTACACCAGGACGTTCCTGCCCGAATCGGGTGTGTTGAACGCCCAGGCGACCACCGTGGCCGCCGGTGACGTGGGCGCGCTCGATCCGACACGGGTCGCCGGGATGTTCCTGGCCGACGGTCGTCTGTACCTCGTCGACGACGCATCCGGCGAACTGCTCTCCATGGCCTGGGCCGACGGTGCGCCGGTGGGCCCGACATCGCTCGCCGACGACACCGCGGACTGGCGCGCCCGGGCGCTCTTCCTTGCCACTGCGCCCAACGTGAACGAGGCGCCGACGGCGGTGATCGCCGCACCGACCTGCGACGACAACGTGTGCGAGTTCGACGGCACGGGTTCGAGCGATGTCGACGGCACGATCGTGTCGCACCAGTGGGACTTCGGCGACGGTGGTCTGGACGGCACCGGCGCGAGCACGTCGCACACGTACGGCGCTGCGGGTGCGTACACCGTGACCCTGACGGTCACCGACGACGACGGAGCGATCGGAACCACCGACGTCGTCGTCAACCCGACGGCTCCGCCGAACGAGGCACCGACCGCAGTGGCCGCCGAGCCGAGTTGTGTCGACAACCTGTGCACGTTCGACGGTACGGGTTCGAGCGATGCCGACGGCACGATCGTGTCGTACCTCTGGTTCTTCGGTGATGGTGAGACGGGTACGGGTTCTTCGCCGTCGCACACGTACGAGGCGGGCGGTTCGTACACGGTCACGTTGATCGTGACCGACGACGAGGGTGCGACCGGTACGACCGATGCGGTGGCCGATCCGACGGATCCGCCGAACGCGTCGCCGACGGCGGTGATCGGCGAGCCGATTTGTGTCGACAACGTGTGTGAGTTCGACGGTACGGGTTCGAGCGATGTGGACGGCACGATCGTGTCGTACCTCTGGTTCTTCGGTGATGGTGAGACGGGTACGGGTTCTTCGCCGTCGCACACGTACGAGGCGGGCGGTTCGTACACGGTCACGTTGACGGTGACCGACGACGAGGGTGCGACCGGTACGACCGATGCGGTGGCCGATCCGACGGATCCGTCGAACGCGGCGCCGACCGCGTCGGCCGCCGGCAGCTGCACGGCCAACGTGTGTGAGTTCGACGGCACGGGTTCGAGCGATGTCGACGGCACGATCGTGTCGTATCTCTGGGACTTCGGTGACGGCGAGACCGGCAGCGGTCCGTCACCGTCGCACAGCTACGGCACGGGCGGCGAGTACACCGTCACCCTGACGGTGACCGACGACGACGGTGCGACCGGCAGCGACGAGCTCGACGTCGCTCCTGCTGCCGCGGACGACCTGGTGTCGGTGGTGCCGGCTCGGTTGTTGGAGTCGCGTCCTGGTGAGTTGACGGTGGATCACGAGTTCGAGGGGATCGGGCGTCGTGGGGCTGGGTCGGTGACGGCGTTGAAGGTGACGGGTCGTGGTGGTGTTCCGGCCGATGCTGATGCGGTGTTGTTGAACGTGGCGGCGGTGTTGCCGGATGGTTTGGGGTTCTTGACGGTGTATCCGTGTGGTGTGGATCGGCCGTTGGCGTCGAACGTGAACTATGGGCCGGGTGATGTGGTGCCGAATGCGGTGTTGGCGAAGGTGGGTGATGGTGGGCGTGTGTGTATCTACACGTTGACCGGGACCGACATCATCGCCGACGTCAACGGGTACGTGCCGGCTGGTGGTTCACCGGTGTCGGTGGTGCCGGCTCGGTTGTTGGAGTCGCGTCCTGGTGAGTTGACGGTGGATCACGAGTTCGAGGGGATCGGGCGTCGTGGGGCTGGGTCGGTGACGGCGTTGAAGGTGACGGGTCGTGGTGGTGTTCCGGCCGATGCTGATGCGGTGTTGTTGAACGTGGCGGCGGTGTTGCCGGATGGTTTGGGGTTCTTGACGGTGTATCCGTGTGGTGTGGATCGGCCGTTGGCGTCGAACGTGAACTATGGGCCGGGTGATGTGGTGCCGAATGCGGTGTTGGCGAAGGTGGGTGATGGTGGGCGTGTGTGTATCTACACGTTGACCGGGACCGACATCATCGCCGACGTCAACGGGTACGTGCCGGCTGGTGGTTCACCGGTGTCGGTGGTGCCGGCTCGGTTGTTGGAGTCGCGTCCTGGTGAGTTGACGGTGGATCACGAGTTCGAGGGGATCGGGCGTCCTGGGGCTGGGTCGGTGACGGCGTTGAAGGTGACGGGTCGTGGTGGTGTTCCGGCCGATGCTGATGCGGTGTTGTTGAACGTGGCGGCGGTGTTGCCGGATGGTTTGGGGTTCTTGACGGTGTATCCGTGTGGTGTGGATCGGCCGTTGGCGTCGAACGTGAACTATGGGCCGGGTGATGTGGTGCCGAATGCGGTGTTGGCGAAGGTGGGTGATGGTGGGCGTGTGTGTATCTACACGTTGACCGGGACCGACATCATCGCCGACGTCAACGGCTACGTGCCGTAG
- a CDS encoding mechanosensitive ion channel produces the protein MRVTMLRLPTPDPDSDTVEALQGLTGTDWLQAGAIMLGAIAVAIAANRIARSIVSRSLGAGFGAIITARIIGYLIFLIGLVYALNTLGVRVGPLLGALGLSGLVLALALQKVVENFVGALILQTRRPFTVGDTVQLDGHTGVVTDVDARTVVLRGLDGSMIRLPNMDVLNSAIVNLTRDSARRSELQVGVAYDSDLEQATRVLGEAVARVPRIRTMPKPQVLLRQFGESSIDFTIFYWHTSDVPSELATTHDLMLAVHHALADEGITIAFPQMVVWPGHDATDNPYGSDPAEVFTGQPSEAPPPQPAEPTPRRWPWQRN, from the coding sequence ATGAGGGTCACGATGCTGCGCCTGCCGACGCCCGATCCCGATTCCGACACCGTGGAGGCGTTGCAGGGGCTGACCGGGACCGATTGGCTCCAGGCCGGCGCCATCATGCTCGGTGCGATCGCCGTCGCGATCGCCGCCAACCGCATCGCCCGGTCGATCGTGTCCCGTTCGCTGGGCGCCGGGTTCGGGGCGATCATCACCGCCCGCATCATCGGGTACCTGATCTTCCTGATCGGCCTGGTGTACGCCCTCAACACGCTGGGAGTACGCGTCGGTCCCCTGCTCGGCGCCCTCGGGCTCAGCGGTCTCGTGCTGGCGTTGGCGCTCCAGAAGGTGGTCGAGAATTTCGTCGGGGCACTGATCTTGCAGACACGTCGGCCGTTCACGGTCGGCGACACGGTGCAGCTCGACGGCCACACCGGCGTCGTGACCGATGTCGATGCCCGCACGGTGGTGCTTCGAGGGCTCGACGGCTCGATGATCCGGCTCCCGAACATGGACGTCCTCAACTCGGCGATCGTCAATCTGACCCGCGACTCGGCCCGCCGCAGCGAGCTCCAGGTCGGCGTGGCGTACGACTCCGATCTCGAGCAGGCGACCCGCGTGCTCGGTGAGGCGGTCGCCAGGGTGCCTCGCATCCGCACCATGCCCAAGCCGCAGGTACTGCTGCGCCAGTTCGGCGAGTCGAGCATCGACTTCACGATCTTCTACTGGCACACCAGCGACGTGCCGTCCGAACTGGCGACGACCCACGATCTGATGCTCGCCGTACACCATGCGTTGGCCGACGAAGGCATCACCATCGCGTTCCCGCAGATGGTCGTGTGGCCCGGCCACGACGCCACCGACAATCCGTACGGCAGCGACCCGGCCGAGGTCTTCACCGGTCAACCGAGCGAGGCCCCGCCCCCGCAGCCAGCGGAACCGACGCCGCGCCGGTGGCCCTGGCAGCGCAACTGA
- a CDS encoding MFS transporter, which produces MTASAFQVFALAILASPIIAELDLSRAQLGLVGSVNTAIGAVTAPMTGRLTDRIGPRRAVSFVLGFSAAGMALMAWAPSMWWLFLAAAVGGIPQGWGNPATNSLIATRVAPGRRGGVTGVKQSGVTLGVFLSGLALPAFEAQWDWRAASFAFAVVFTVLAVAVHFTLGPDPEAEPEPTTSSAGSSVRGRLDPFVVRLAVFALLMGTAGGAVGRFFPLYAEESLGFSLGTAGLLTAIGGLLGMIARVIVGRLAENRIAPTRLLSVLAMVGVSYCVLLAAVNESTRGLLFLAPPLSAVGIAAWNAVAMLAIIMFFSKAQSGRASGVVMLGFLGGMSISAPVAGFTVDRIGVYWPVWTVAACLAAIAAALMWFDTTGRTPAAAAPAGSVDRAV; this is translated from the coding sequence ATGACCGCGTCGGCGTTCCAGGTCTTCGCGCTCGCGATCCTCGCGTCACCGATCATCGCCGAACTCGATCTGAGCCGAGCCCAACTCGGGCTGGTCGGTTCGGTCAACACGGCGATCGGAGCGGTCACCGCACCGATGACCGGTCGGTTGACCGACCGGATCGGTCCACGCCGTGCGGTCAGCTTCGTCCTGGGGTTCAGCGCGGCGGGTATGGCGCTCATGGCCTGGGCGCCCTCGATGTGGTGGCTGTTCCTGGCTGCCGCCGTCGGCGGGATCCCGCAGGGTTGGGGCAATCCGGCGACCAACAGCCTGATCGCCACGCGTGTGGCACCGGGCCGCCGAGGCGGGGTCACCGGCGTGAAGCAGTCGGGTGTCACGCTCGGCGTGTTCCTCTCCGGTCTCGCGCTCCCGGCGTTCGAGGCGCAGTGGGACTGGCGGGCGGCCAGCTTCGCCTTCGCCGTCGTCTTCACCGTCCTGGCGGTCGCCGTGCACTTCACCCTCGGACCCGACCCCGAAGCCGAGCCCGAGCCCACCACGTCGTCGGCGGGGAGCTCGGTCAGGGGCCGGCTCGATCCGTTCGTCGTCCGGTTGGCCGTGTTCGCCCTCCTGATGGGTACCGCGGGCGGCGCGGTCGGCCGCTTCTTCCCGCTCTACGCCGAGGAGTCGCTCGGATTCTCGCTCGGCACGGCCGGGTTGTTGACCGCGATCGGGGGGTTGCTCGGCATGATCGCCCGCGTGATCGTCGGACGCCTGGCGGAGAACCGGATCGCACCGACTCGGCTCCTCAGCGTGCTGGCGATGGTCGGCGTGTCCTACTGCGTGCTGCTCGCTGCCGTGAACGAGTCGACGCGGGGTCTGCTGTTCCTCGCTCCGCCGCTCAGTGCCGTCGGGATCGCCGCCTGGAATGCGGTTGCGATGCTCGCGATCATCATGTTCTTCTCGAAGGCTCAGTCGGGTCGGGCGTCCGGCGTGGTGATGCTCGGATTCCTCGGCGGCATGTCGATCTCGGCGCCGGTCGCCGGCTTCACCGTCGACCGGATCGGCGTGTACTGGCCGGTCTGGACGGTTGCGGCCTGCCTCGCTGCGATCGCGGCTGCGCTGATGTGGTTCGACACCACGGGGCGGACGCCGGCAGCGGCGGCCCCCGCCGGTTCGGTCGATCGGGCAGTATGA
- a CDS encoding NADP-dependent isocitrate dehydrogenase gives MTDSKIIYTHTDEAPALATYSLLPIVEAFAGAAGVALEKRDISLAGRILSQFPDFLQPEQRQSDDLAELGELATTPEANIIKLPNISASVPQLEAAISELQSQGYALPDYPDDPQTDAERDIRARYDKVKGSAVNPVLREGNSDRRAPKAVKEYARKNPHSMGEWSSDSKTHVATMGHDDFKSNEQSTTMESADDLRIEHVDADGNVTVLKASVPVQAGEVVDGTFMSVAALKQFLHEQIADARQQGILFSLHMKATMMKVSDPIIFGHAVEAFFAPVFEQYGDVLEAAGAEPNNGWAGVLAAIETLPADQQAEINAAIEATMADRPDVAMVDSDRGITNLHVPSDVIVDASMPAMIRTSGQMWNKAGELQDSKAVIPDSSYAGVYQAVIDDCQEHGAYDPATMGTVPNVGLMAQKAEEYGSHDKTFEVPAAGTVRVVDRAGEALMTFDVGANDVWRMCNVRDLPIQDWVKLAVNRARATGAPAVFWLDEERAHDRQLIEKVNRYLGDHDTEGLDIRIMSPVEATKLSVARIRQGLETISVTGNVLRDYNTDLFPILEVGTSAKMLSIVPLMNGGGLFETGAGGSAPKHVQQFVKENYLRWDSLGEFLALAVSLEHFSDVTGNSQAKVLGATLDVATGRVLDENKSPARRLGQIDNRGSHAWLAVYWAQALAEQTDDATLAERFAPVAAQLTEHADTINDELIAAQGDPVDLGGYFQPDPAKAAAAMRPSKTLNDILAAI, from the coding sequence GTGACCGACTCGAAAATCATCTACACGCACACCGACGAAGCGCCGGCACTCGCCACGTACTCGCTGCTCCCGATCGTCGAGGCGTTCGCCGGGGCCGCCGGGGTTGCGCTCGAGAAGCGCGACATCTCGCTCGCCGGCCGGATCCTCTCGCAGTTCCCCGACTTCCTGCAGCCGGAACAGCGGCAGTCCGACGACCTCGCCGAGTTGGGCGAGCTCGCGACGACACCCGAGGCGAACATCATCAAGTTGCCGAACATCTCGGCATCGGTGCCGCAGCTCGAGGCGGCCATCTCCGAGTTGCAGTCGCAGGGCTACGCGCTCCCCGACTACCCCGACGACCCGCAGACCGACGCCGAGCGCGACATCCGGGCCCGCTACGACAAGGTCAAGGGTTCGGCCGTCAACCCGGTGCTGCGAGAAGGCAACTCCGATCGTCGTGCGCCCAAGGCCGTCAAGGAGTACGCCCGCAAGAACCCGCACTCGATGGGCGAGTGGTCGAGCGACTCGAAGACGCACGTCGCGACCATGGGCCACGACGACTTCAAGTCCAACGAGCAGTCGACGACCATGGAGTCGGCCGACGATCTGCGCATCGAGCACGTCGACGCCGACGGCAACGTCACGGTCCTCAAGGCCTCGGTACCGGTCCAGGCCGGCGAGGTCGTCGACGGCACGTTCATGTCGGTCGCGGCGCTCAAGCAGTTCCTCCACGAGCAGATCGCCGATGCCCGGCAGCAGGGCATCCTGTTCTCGCTCCACATGAAGGCCACGATGATGAAGGTGTCCGACCCGATCATCTTCGGTCACGCGGTCGAGGCGTTCTTCGCCCCGGTCTTCGAGCAGTACGGCGACGTGCTCGAGGCGGCCGGCGCCGAGCCGAACAACGGCTGGGCCGGCGTACTCGCAGCGATCGAGACGCTCCCCGCCGATCAACAGGCCGAGATCAACGCTGCGATCGAAGCCACGATGGCCGATCGACCCGATGTCGCCATGGTCGACTCCGATCGTGGCATCACCAACCTGCACGTGCCGAGCGACGTGATCGTCGACGCCTCGATGCCCGCGATGATCCGCACGTCGGGCCAGATGTGGAACAAGGCGGGCGAACTCCAAGACAGCAAGGCCGTCATCCCCGACTCCAGCTACGCCGGGGTGTACCAGGCCGTGATCGATGACTGTCAGGAGCACGGCGCCTACGACCCCGCCACGATGGGCACGGTGCCCAACGTCGGCCTGATGGCCCAGAAGGCCGAGGAGTACGGCAGCCACGACAAGACCTTCGAGGTGCCCGCCGCCGGCACCGTCCGGGTCGTCGACCGGGCCGGTGAGGCCCTCATGACGTTCGACGTCGGCGCGAACGACGTGTGGCGCATGTGCAACGTGCGCGACCTGCCGATCCAGGACTGGGTCAAGCTCGCGGTCAACCGGGCCCGGGCCACCGGCGCCCCCGCCGTCTTCTGGCTCGACGAGGAGCGCGCACACGACCGCCAGCTGATCGAGAAGGTCAACCGGTACCTCGGCGACCACGACACCGAGGGTCTCGACATCCGGATCATGTCGCCGGTCGAGGCGACCAAACTCTCTGTCGCCCGCATCCGCCAGGGCCTCGAGACGATCTCGGTCACGGGCAACGTGCTGCGCGACTACAACACCGACCTGTTCCCGATCCTCGAGGTCGGCACGAGCGCCAAGATGCTCTCGATCGTGCCCCTGATGAACGGTGGCGGTCTGTTCGAGACCGGTGCCGGTGGTTCGGCTCCCAAGCACGTGCAGCAGTTCGTCAAGGAGAACTATCTGCGGTGGGACTCGCTCGGTGAGTTCCTGGCGCTCGCCGTGTCGCTCGAGCACTTCAGCGACGTCACCGGCAATTCGCAGGCCAAGGTGCTCGGCGCCACGCTCGACGTCGCGACCGGCCGCGTGCTCGACGAGAACAAGTCGCCGGCACGTCGGCTCGGCCAGATCGACAATCGCGGCAGCCACGCCTGGCTCGCCGTGTACTGGGCGCAGGCGCTCGCCGAGCAGACGGACGACGCGACGCTCGCCGAACGCTTCGCCCCCGTGGCCGCTCAGCTCACCGAGCACGCCGACACGATCAACGACGAGCTGATCGCCGCCCAGGGCGACCCGGTCGACCTCGGCGGCTATTTCCAGCCCGACCCGGCCAAGGCGGCGGCAGCGATGCGGCCGAGCAAGACGCTCAACGACATTCTTGCCGCCATCTGA
- a CDS encoding HD-GYP domain-containing protein: protein MNLARRYLVPGLLLACPIAVLLMLRLVPRLDVQFFDAGVHLVVIVGIATCAFATAAVAVAGARRAEHPGPVWLGVGCAGVGVLMMGHGLMTPGVNGREFTQWVTRFPHLAMVVFAVSLVIAGRRADWGPNRVVARFPLGSALVLVAPMVALLMWALVDDQALGAGTPPRYEESLFDVVSVVTIVLLLIVMVTHSRRWHLGRDIVQLAIVLAAGMSIAAVTAFQHGRFTQLSWWDYHAYLLAGFGAAVYAVFQSGVRERAISQVLGRTFSDNPFEHIEQGYPEALRSLVRAVEIKDAYTHGHSARTARVAVEIGLRMRLDERQLRVIARGAYLHDLGKIGIPDEILNKAGRLTDEERSVIETHPQLGYELASPATSLAEALPVILHHHERVDGGGYPHGLAGAEIPIEARVVAVADVWDALTSDRSYRRGWPAAEALAHIEAGAGTHFDTRAVDAMVALAADWGVRSTDDGEADQAWHAAQTCHELDSDTTDADADLISA, encoded by the coding sequence ATGAATCTGGCGCGCCGCTACCTGGTCCCGGGGCTCCTGCTCGCGTGCCCGATCGCCGTCCTGCTGATGCTCCGCCTGGTGCCCCGTCTCGACGTGCAGTTCTTCGACGCCGGCGTCCATCTGGTCGTGATCGTCGGGATCGCGACGTGCGCGTTCGCGACGGCTGCCGTGGCAGTGGCGGGTGCGAGACGCGCCGAGCATCCCGGTCCGGTCTGGCTCGGCGTCGGTTGTGCCGGCGTGGGCGTCTTGATGATGGGCCACGGACTGATGACCCCCGGCGTGAACGGTCGTGAGTTCACGCAGTGGGTCACCAGGTTCCCGCATCTCGCGATGGTGGTGTTCGCCGTCTCGCTCGTCATCGCCGGGCGCCGAGCCGATTGGGGTCCCAACCGGGTGGTCGCGCGGTTCCCGCTCGGTTCCGCCCTGGTGCTCGTCGCTCCGATGGTGGCACTGCTCATGTGGGCGCTCGTCGACGATCAAGCGCTCGGCGCCGGAACTCCGCCACGGTACGAGGAGTCGCTGTTCGACGTGGTCAGTGTGGTCACGATCGTCCTGCTGCTGATCGTCATGGTGACCCACTCACGTCGGTGGCACCTGGGTCGTGACATCGTGCAGCTCGCCATCGTGCTCGCCGCCGGCATGTCGATCGCCGCGGTGACGGCATTCCAGCACGGACGGTTCACGCAGCTGTCGTGGTGGGACTACCACGCCTACCTGCTGGCGGGTTTCGGCGCCGCGGTGTATGCGGTGTTCCAGTCGGGCGTCCGTGAGCGGGCGATCAGCCAGGTGCTGGGCCGCACCTTCTCCGACAATCCGTTCGAGCACATCGAGCAGGGATACCCCGAGGCGCTCCGGTCGCTCGTCCGGGCAGTCGAGATCAAGGACGCCTACACCCATGGTCACAGCGCCCGGACCGCGCGTGTCGCGGTGGAGATCGGACTGCGGATGCGGCTCGACGAACGTCAACTCCGTGTGATCGCCCGTGGCGCCTACCTGCATGACCTCGGCAAGATCGGCATCCCGGACGAGATCCTGAACAAGGCCGGACGACTCACCGACGAGGAACGCTCGGTGATCGAGACACATCCCCAGCTCGGCTACGAGCTGGCGTCGCCGGCGACGTCGTTGGCCGAGGCGCTCCCGGTCATCCTGCACCATCACGAACGTGTCGACGGCGGTGGGTATCCCCATGGGCTCGCGGGTGCGGAGATCCCGATCGAGGCGCGGGTCGTCGCCGTGGCCGACGTCTGGGATGCACTGACCTCCGACCGGTCGTATCGGAGGGGTTGGCCTGCGGCCGAGGCGCTGGCACACATCGAGGCCGGCGCCGGGACCCACTTCGACACCAGAGCGGTCGACGCCATGGTCGCGCTCGCTGCCGACTGGGGCGTGCGCTCGACCGATGACGGTGAGGCCGACCAGGCCTGGCACGCGGCGCAGACGTGCCACGAGTTGGACAGCGACACGACGGACGCAGACGCCGACCTGATCTCGGCCTGA